The following proteins come from a genomic window of Synechococcus sp. UW69:
- the dapB gene encoding 4-hydroxy-tetrahydrodipicolinate reductase: MTAPIPVVVAGALGRMGAEVIKAVVGAQDCSLAGAIDNTPGKEGVDVGLELGLGELEVAVTADFEGCLCAVSQSVRDSGSGAVLVDFTHPSVVYEHTRAAIAYGVHPVIGTTGLSPEQLNDLTEFSSKASVGGAVIPNFSVGMVLLQQAAAAAARFYDHAELTELHHNRKADAPSGTCIKTAELMEELGKTFNPDEVEEHESLTGCRGGQRDSGLRLHSVRLPGLVAHQEVMFGAPGETYTLRHDTIDRSAYMPGVLLTVRKVGSLSSLVYGLERLI, encoded by the coding sequence ATGACCGCTCCTATTCCCGTCGTTGTCGCCGGCGCCCTGGGGCGCATGGGAGCCGAAGTCATCAAGGCTGTGGTGGGAGCCCAGGACTGCAGCCTGGCTGGAGCAATCGACAACACTCCTGGCAAAGAAGGCGTGGATGTTGGGCTGGAATTGGGGTTGGGCGAGCTGGAGGTGGCCGTCACAGCCGATTTCGAAGGTTGTCTTTGTGCTGTGAGCCAGTCGGTACGTGACAGCGGCAGCGGTGCCGTCCTGGTGGACTTCACGCACCCCTCGGTTGTGTACGAGCACACCAGGGCAGCGATTGCCTATGGCGTTCATCCCGTGATCGGCACAACCGGGTTATCCCCTGAGCAACTCAACGACCTCACCGAGTTTTCCTCGAAAGCGTCCGTGGGTGGAGCCGTGATTCCCAACTTTTCTGTGGGCATGGTGCTGTTGCAGCAAGCGGCGGCAGCCGCGGCGCGGTTTTACGACCACGCAGAACTGACGGAGTTGCATCACAACCGGAAGGCGGATGCACCCAGCGGCACTTGCATCAAAACCGCTGAGCTGATGGAAGAACTCGGCAAGACGTTCAATCCGGACGAGGTGGAGGAGCACGAGTCCCTGACGGGTTGCCGCGGCGGGCAACGGGATAGTGGCCTGCGGCTTCACTCCGTACGCCTGCCAGGGCTAGTGGCGCATCAGGAGGTCATGTTCGGCGCCCCCGGGGAGACCTACACCCTCCGTCACGACACGATCGATCGTTCTGCCTACATGCCAGGCGTGCTGCTCACAGTGCGCAAAGTAGGGAGCCTGAGCAGCCTTGTTTATGGCCTCGAGCGTCTGATCTGA